From the Acidilutibacter cellobiosedens genome, one window contains:
- a CDS encoding helix-turn-helix domain-containing protein, which produces MAISYKKLWKLLIDRDMKKKDLQKLAGISSATITKLGKNENVSTEIIQKICIALECDVCDIMEMDTKRN; this is translated from the coding sequence ATGGCAATTAGTTATAAAAAGCTTTGGAAGCTTCTTATTGATAGAGACATGAAAAAGAAAGACCTGCAAAAGCTCGCGGGCATTAGTTCTGCTACGATCACAAAGCTTGGTAAAAACGAAAATGTTAGTACAGAAATAATACAAAAAATCTGTATAGCGTTGGAATGTGACGTCTGTGATATCATGGAAATGGATACCAAACGGAATTAG